One window from the genome of Helicobacter pylori encodes:
- a CDS encoding 4Fe-4S dicluster-binding protein — MKDWNEFEMGAVLFPFEKNAQSEMEKHNDERHYTEQSYFTTSVAHWRVAKPVHNNNICINCFNCWVYCPDAAILSREGKLKGVDYSHCKGCGVCVDVCPTNPKSLWMFEEQIEPATALTQWPQKQEKKKS; from the coding sequence ATGAAAGATTGGAATGAATTTGAAATGGGAGCGGTACTCTTCCCTTTTGAAAAGAACGCGCAAAGCGAAATGGAAAAACACAATGATGAGCGCCATTACACCGAGCAAAGCTACTTCACCACTTCAGTGGCTCATTGGCGCGTGGCTAAGCCTGTGCATAACAATAATATTTGCATCAATTGCTTTAATTGTTGGGTTTATTGCCCAGACGCTGCTATTCTTTCAAGAGAGGGCAAATTAAAGGGCGTGGATTATTCTCATTGTAAAGGCTGTGGCGTGTGTGTGGATGTCTGCCCCACCAACCCTAAATCGCTATGGATGTTTGAAGAACAAATTGAGCCTGCCACCGCTCTCACCCAATGGCCGCAAAAACAAGAAAAGAAAAAATCATAA
- the uvrB gene encoding excinuclease ABC subunit UvrB, with product MPLFDLKSPYPPAGDQPQAIEALTKSLKNNNHYQTLVGVTGSGKTYTMANIIAQTNKPALIMSHNKTLCAQLYSEFKAFFPHNRVEYFISHFDYYQPESYIPRRDLFIEKDSSINDDLERLRLSATTSLLGYDDVIVIASVSANYGLGNPEEYLKVMEKIKVGEKRAYKSFLLKLVEMGYSRNEVVFDRGSFRATGECVDIFPAYNDAEFIRIEFFGDEIERIAVFDALERNEIKRLDSVMLYAASQFAVGSERLNLAIKSIEDELALRLKFFKEQDKMLEYNRLKQRTEHDLEMISATGVCKGIENYARHFTGKAPNETPFCLFDYLGIFDREFLVIVDESHVSLPQFGGMYAGDMSRKSVLVEYGFRLPSALDNRPLKFDEFIHKNCQFLFVSATPNKLELELSKKNVAEQIIRPTGLLDPKFEVRDSDKQVQDLFDEIKLVVARDERVLITTLTKKMAEELCKYYAEWGLKVRYMHSEIDAIERNHIIRSLRLKEFDILIGINLLREGLDLPEVSLVAIMDADKEGFLRSETSLIQTMGRAARNANGKVLLYAKKITQSMQKAFEITSYRRAKQEEFNKIHNITPKTVTRALEEELKLRDDEIRIAKALKKDKMPKSEREKIIKELDKKMREYAKNLDFEEAMRLRDEIAQLRTL from the coding sequence ATGCCTTTATTTGATTTAAAAAGCCCTTATCCACCAGCAGGCGATCAGCCCCAAGCCATAGAAGCTTTAACGAAAAGCTTGAAAAATAACAACCATTATCAAACTCTAGTGGGGGTTACAGGGAGCGGTAAGACTTACACGATGGCCAATATCATCGCTCAAACCAATAAACCCGCTTTGATCATGAGCCATAATAAGACCTTATGCGCGCAGCTTTATAGCGAGTTTAAGGCGTTTTTCCCGCATAATAGGGTGGAGTATTTTATCTCCCACTTTGATTACTACCAGCCTGAGAGCTATATCCCTAGAAGGGATTTATTCATTGAAAAAGACAGCTCTATTAACGATGACTTAGAGCGTTTAAGATTGAGCGCGACCACCTCACTTTTAGGTTATGACGATGTGATCGTGATAGCGAGCGTTTCGGCTAATTATGGTTTGGGTAACCCTGAAGAATATCTAAAAGTCATGGAAAAAATCAAAGTGGGTGAGAAGCGCGCTTACAAGAGCTTTTTATTAAAGCTAGTAGAAATGGGTTATAGCCGTAATGAAGTGGTGTTTGATAGGGGGAGCTTTAGAGCGACGGGGGAATGCGTGGATATTTTCCCCGCTTATAATGACGCTGAATTTATTAGGATTGAATTTTTTGGCGATGAGATAGAAAGGATTGCGGTCTTTGACGCTTTAGAAAGAAATGAAATCAAGCGCTTGGATTCTGTCATGCTTTATGCGGCCAGTCAGTTTGCCGTAGGGAGTGAAAGGTTGAATTTAGCCATTAAAAGCATTGAAGATGAACTCGCTTTAAGATTGAAATTTTTTAAAGAGCAGGATAAAATGCTTGAATACAACCGCCTCAAACAACGCACCGAGCATGATTTAGAAATGATTAGCGCAACCGGTGTGTGTAAGGGCATTGAAAATTACGCGCGCCATTTTACGGGTAAAGCCCCTAACGAAACGCCTTTTTGCTTGTTTGATTATTTAGGGATATTTGATCGGGAATTTTTAGTCATTGTAGATGAAAGCCATGTGAGTTTGCCGCAATTTGGGGGGATGTATGCAGGGGATATGAGCAGGAAAAGCGTTTTAGTGGAATATGGTTTTAGATTGCCTAGCGCTTTAGACAACCGCCCTTTAAAGTTTGATGAATTTATCCATAAAAATTGCCAGTTCCTTTTTGTGTCCGCTACGCCCAATAAGCTAGAATTAGAGCTTTCCAAAAAGAATGTCGCTGAGCAAATCATTCGCCCTACAGGGCTTTTAGACCCTAAATTTGAAGTGCGAGACAGCGATAAGCAAGTCCAGGATTTGTTTGATGAAATCAAGTTAGTGGTGGCCAGAGATGAAAGGGTGCTCATCACCACGCTCACTAAAAAAATGGCAGAAGAATTGTGCAAATATTATGCTGAATGGGGCTTGAAGGTGCGTTACATGCATAGTGAAATTGATGCGATTGAAAGAAATCACATCATCCGCTCTTTAAGGCTTAAAGAATTTGACATTTTAATAGGGATCAATCTTTTAAGAGAGGGGTTGGATTTGCCTGAAGTCTCTTTAGTAGCGATCATGGATGCGGATAAAGAAGGGTTTTTAAGGAGCGAAACAAGCCTCATTCAAACCATGGGGCGAGCCGCTAGAAACGCTAATGGCAAGGTTTTATTATACGCTAAAAAGATCACTCAAAGCATGCAAAAAGCCTTTGAGATTACGAGTTATAGGCGTGCCAAACAAGAAGAGTTCAATAAAATCCATAACATCACCCCTAAAACCGTTACTCGCGCTTTAGAAGAGGAATTGAAATTAAGAGACGATGAGATTAGAATCGCTAAAGCCTTAAAAAAGGACAAAATGCCTAAAAGTGAAAGGGAAAAAATCATTAAAGAATTGGATAAAAAAATGCGAGAATACGCGAAAAATTTGGATTTTGAAGAAGCGATGCGTTTGAGAGACGAAATCGCTCAATTAAGAACGCTTTAA
- a CDS encoding pyruvate flavodoxin oxidoreductase subunit gamma, with protein sequence MFQIRWHARAGQGAITGAKGLADVISKTGKEVQAFASYGSAKRGAAMMAYNRVDDEPILNHERFMQPDYVLVIDPGLVFIENIFANEKEDTTYIITSYLSKEELFEKKPELKTRKVFLVDCLKISMETLKRPIPNTPMLGALMKVSGMLEIEAFKEAFKKVLGKKLTQEVIDANMLAIQRAYEEVQ encoded by the coding sequence ATGTTTCAAATTAGATGGCATGCGCGAGCGGGTCAAGGCGCTATCACCGGTGCTAAAGGGTTGGCTGATGTGATTTCAAAAACAGGCAAAGAAGTGCAAGCGTTCGCTTCTTATGGTTCAGCTAAAAGGGGGGCTGCTATGATGGCTTATAACCGCGTTGATGATGAGCCTATTTTAAACCATGAACGCTTCATGCAGCCTGATTATGTGCTGGTGATTGACCCTGGTTTGGTTTTCATTGAAAACATTTTCGCTAATGAAAAAGAAGACACGACTTATATCATCACTAGCTATCTCAGTAAAGAAGAATTGTTTGAAAAAAAACCTGAATTAAAAACCCGTAAAGTGTTTTTAGTGGATTGTTTAAAAATCTCTATGGAAACCTTAAAACGCCCCATCCCCAACACGCCCATGCTAGGAGCGTTAATGAAAGTGTCTGGCATGCTTGAAATTGAGGCTTTTAAAGAAGCTTTTAAGAAAGTTTTAGGCAAAAAACTCACGCAAGAAGTCATTGACGCTAACATGCTCGCTATCCAAAGAGCTTATGAAGAAGTTCAATAA
- a CDS encoding thiamine pyrophosphate-dependent enzyme, giving the protein MVKEVKTLKGFSQSAEKFQGSHLLCPGCGHGIIVREVLNAVDGPIVLGNSTGCLEVCSAVYPHTSWDVPWIHIGFENGSTAISGVEAMYKALVNKGRYQGQKPKFVAFGGDGASYDIGLQFISGCMERGHDMTYICLDNENYANTGGQRSGSTPLGASTSTTPSGSVSFGKKEKKKDIVSIMASHGVPYVAQLSPNKWKDMNKKIKTALDTEGPCFINALSPCTTEWKFESNKTIELADMAVDSLMFPLFEIFNGRELKITYRPRNIIPVRDYLGAQKRFKHLFKKENEHIIEELQKDVNERWEYLQRREEAKV; this is encoded by the coding sequence ATGGTAAAAGAAGTCAAAACACTCAAAGGTTTTAGCCAAAGCGCTGAGAAATTTCAAGGCTCGCACTTGCTTTGCCCGGGTTGTGGGCATGGCATTATTGTGCGCGAAGTTTTAAACGCTGTAGATGGGCCTATTGTTTTAGGCAATTCTACCGGTTGTTTAGAGGTATGCTCGGCTGTGTACCCGCACACTTCATGGGATGTGCCTTGGATCCATATTGGTTTTGAAAATGGCTCTACGGCGATTTCAGGGGTGGAAGCGATGTATAAAGCGCTAGTGAATAAGGGCCGCTATCAAGGTCAAAAACCAAAATTTGTGGCGTTTGGGGGCGATGGGGCTAGTTATGATATTGGTTTGCAATTCATCAGCGGTTGCATGGAAAGAGGGCATGACATGACTTACATTTGCCTAGATAATGAAAACTACGCCAATACCGGCGGTCAAAGAAGCGGCTCTACGCCATTAGGGGCTAGCACTTCTACCACGCCATCAGGGTCGGTTAGTTTTGGTAAAAAAGAAAAGAAAAAAGACATTGTCAGTATCATGGCAAGCCATGGAGTCCCTTATGTGGCGCAGCTCTCGCCTAACAAATGGAAAGACATGAACAAAAAGATTAAAACCGCTCTAGACACTGAAGGGCCTTGCTTCATCAACGCTCTTAGCCCATGCACGACTGAATGGAAATTTGAATCCAATAAAACCATTGAATTAGCGGATATGGCTGTGGATAGCTTGATGTTCCCCTTATTTGAAATCTTTAATGGCAGGGAATTGAAAATCACTTACCGCCCAAGAAATATCATTCCTGTAAGGGATTATTTAGGGGCTCAAAAGCGCTTCAAACACCTTTTCAAAAAAGAAAACGAACACATTATTGAAGAATTGCAAAAAGATGTGAATGAGCGTTGGGAATACTTGCAGCGCAGAGAAGAGGCTAAAGTTTAA
- a CDS encoding outer membrane protein, protein MKRALCLILGLFCVLNAKGFKDVLTKGDYTFFNKKVVSPIKRYADRSAFYLGLGYQLGSIQHNSSNLNLSQQFNKSQIIFSDGLSPVFKNSYVSNGLGVQVGYKWVGKHEETKWFGFRWGLFYDLSASLYGPKESQSVIISTYGTYMDLLLNAYNGDKFFAGFNLGIAFAGVYDRLSDELLYQALLLDTFGGKVDSNGFQFLVNLGVRLGNKRNQFGFGIKIPTYYFNHYYSMNNISNNSEDILKVLRFLEYGINSLLYQVDFRRNYSVYFNYTYSF, encoded by the coding sequence TTGAAACGAGCGTTATGTTTAATTTTAGGGCTTTTTTGCGTGCTTAATGCAAAGGGTTTTAAAGATGTTTTGACTAAAGGGGATTACACTTTTTTTAATAAAAAGGTGGTTTCGCCCATCAAACGCTATGCGGATAGATCGGCATTTTATCTGGGGCTTGGGTATCAACTAGGGAGCATCCAACACAACTCTAGCAACTTGAATTTATCCCAGCAATTCAATAAGAGCCAGATTATTTTTAGCGATGGCTTAAGCCCTGTTTTTAAAAATTCGTATGTGTCTAATGGTCTTGGCGTGCAAGTGGGCTATAAATGGGTGGGTAAGCATGAAGAAACGAAGTGGTTTGGATTTAGGTGGGGGCTGTTTTATGATTTGAGCGCTTCTCTTTATGGCCCAAAAGAATCGCAGTCTGTTATCATTTCCACTTATGGCACTTATATGGATTTATTGCTTAACGCTTATAATGGGGATAAGTTTTTTGCCGGGTTCAATCTTGGGATCGCTTTTGCTGGAGTGTATGACAGATTGAGCGATGAATTGTTGTATCAAGCCCTTCTTTTAGACACTTTTGGCGGGAAAGTGGATTCAAATGGCTTCCAATTTTTGGTAAATTTAGGGGTTCGTTTGGGGAATAAGCGCAACCAATTTGGCTTTGGGATTAAAATCCCCACTTATTATTTTAACCATTATTATTCCATGAATAACATTAGCAATAATAGTGAAGACATCCTCAAAGTTTTACGATTTTTAGAATACGGGATCAACAGCTTGTTATACCAAGTTGATTTCAGGCGCAATTACTCGGTTTATTTCAACTACACTTATAGTTTTTAA
- a CDS encoding DUF3519 domain-containing protein — MKLPKALNEATAGAALKYHIKRALERSHSISEFSKNLELSAQKSHFSNNTLKIIEELNNGVKQASEEIKKKAFDFSNQKLTNEQIKELLNNAKIPTSGRDAVIFGKNNLTPEIVEFIHKNNKKMIIEKASNKELELLADTNFKHPENIRASLDHEAIAHILKRHGVNSVNVKNGESPITYEDIANYRYIVNNADAILRTLDNEDKEVISAFKQINGYAVVVEQAINKKNELALKTMYKSNGSYKNNEVYKEFSSTSLDADAKVCHRLSSYSGATENPTPKPLNSQEDLLKNTELNNQTTQEVKNLSPLEQANAEKLAKLQREQLQSEQEFLKAKEQEAKRKEALKKKLEHERGNAGNIESQTKIEVGEDIPIQVQAQIPKSRVRLNEREIYDLDYAIVKAKDLKPSFTTGGTQKRTDMNEEQIKSIAENFDPKKIFGSGGFEDLPIILHDGQVIAGNHRIQGMLNFTPKSRYIYNKAIKEYYNIDLKPDELLVRVPHSRLNNTEINNLAAFSNQGRFNSESDHAIAVLSHYEAKLKELEKKLDADSIYSLKNIVAKNLNFDKATHPNVGDSNLALLMFNMPRTKTQGIELLNRWQKEFSNDIKSYEKVKKMFVDNAGSFHNLIHDMNFPKVSLNAYLSDILDRSFANLKNYQSTSESLKDLSEKFYKTSSLEMFEKSDQTTSDISEILGGAIARFARFDDPSKALFEALKSDNIKKGLKEFKIADVTKDMFNPDSKEFKDIDIYDFTHYLLMVNREPNENNPTLKRLIEAVKDMQKESEKGIKKQKLEIPSEWGENYSEFKGDGLGAINKLLETKKGFVTGAFYKEGLGDIDLVWGTPKTKDSNGYGLAHILERRISNEMKKGLSETEAKEYALNIVKSIPEVLEKGTKGTDDLGRVFVDYGNKRVGLNNEWKKEKLENHWVISSYELYDTEKQALRSTPQAITKEKAFNSLNSDDPNPTTKKLKKE; from the coding sequence GTGAAATTACCCAAAGCGCTAAACGAAGCCACCGCAGGCGCGGCCTTAAAGTATCACATTAAAAGAGCGCTTGAGAGAAGCCACTCTATAAGCGAATTTAGTAAGAATTTAGAATTAAGTGCGCAAAAATCACACTTTAGCAACAACACGCTTAAAATCATTGAAGAGCTTAATAACGGCGTTAAACAAGCGAGTGAAGAGATCAAAAAAAAAGCGTTTGATTTTTCTAATCAAAAACTCACTAACGAGCAAATCAAAGAGCTATTAAATAACGCAAAAATCCCTACAAGCGGGAGAGATGCAGTTATTTTTGGCAAGAATAACCTAACGCCTGAAATTGTAGAATTTATACACAAAAACAACAAGAAAATGATTATAGAAAAAGCCTCTAACAAAGAATTAGAACTTTTAGCTGATACTAACTTTAAGCACCCTGAAAACATAAGAGCGAGTTTAGATCATGAAGCTATCGCTCACATACTCAAAAGGCATGGCGTTAATTCTGTTAATGTTAAAAATGGAGAAAGCCCTATCACTTACGAGGATATAGCGAATTATAGATATATCGTTAATAACGCTGATGCAATTCTTAGGACTTTAGACAACGAGGATAAAGAAGTTATAAGCGCGTTTAAACAAATCAATGGCTATGCGGTAGTGGTAGAGCAAGCGATCAATAAGAAAAATGAATTAGCTTTAAAAACGATGTATAAAAGTAACGGGAGTTATAAAAATAATGAAGTTTATAAAGAATTTTCAAGCACCTCACTCGACGCTGATGCGAAAGTGTGCCATAGGTTGAGTTCCTATAGTGGTGCTACAGAGAATCCTACACCAAAACCGCTAAATAGTCAAGAGGATTTATTAAAAAATACAGAATTAAATAACCAAACCACACAAGAAGTTAAAAATTTAAGCCCCTTAGAGCAAGCTAACGCTGAAAAGTTAGCGAAATTACAAAGAGAGCAATTACAAAGCGAACAAGAATTTTTAAAAGCTAAAGAGCAAGAAGCCAAACGCAAGGAAGCGTTAAAAAAGAAATTAGAACACGAGCGAGGCAATGCAGGCAACATTGAAAGTCAGACTAAAATAGAAGTAGGAGAAGACATACCCATACAAGTGCAAGCACAGATCCCAAAGAGTAGAGTAAGGCTAAACGAACGAGAGATTTACGATCTAGATTATGCGATAGTCAAAGCCAAAGATCTAAAACCAAGCTTTACCACAGGCGGGACGCAAAAACGCACCGACATGAACGAAGAGCAGATTAAAAGCATCGCTGAAAATTTTGATCCTAAAAAGATATTCGGGAGCGGAGGGTTTGAAGATTTACCGATTATTCTACACGACGGCCAAGTGATCGCAGGCAACCACCGCATCCAAGGCATGCTAAACTTCACGCCTAAAAGCCGTTACATTTATAACAAAGCGATCAAGGAATACTACAACATAGACTTAAAACCGGACGAGCTATTAGTTAGAGTGCCACACAGCAGACTAAATAACACCGAGATTAACAATTTAGCAGCCTTCTCTAATCAAGGACGCTTTAACAGCGAGAGCGATCATGCAATAGCGGTTTTAAGCCATTATGAAGCGAAATTGAAAGAATTAGAGAAAAAATTAGACGCTGATAGCATTTACTCACTTAAAAACATTGTTGCTAAAAATTTGAATTTTGATAAGGCTACTCATCCTAATGTAGGCGATAGTAATTTAGCGCTTTTAATGTTTAACATGCCAAGGACGAAAACGCAAGGGATAGAGTTATTAAACCGCTGGCAGAAAGAATTTTCTAACGACATTAAAAGCTATGAAAAAGTGAAAAAAATGTTTGTAGATAATGCGGGCAGTTTTCACAATTTAATCCACGATATGAATTTCCCTAAGGTAAGCCTTAACGCTTATTTAAGCGATATTTTGGATCGCAGTTTTGCGAATTTAAAGAATTATCAAAGCACGAGCGAGAGCTTAAAAGACTTGAGCGAAAAATTCTATAAAACGAGTTCGTTAGAGATGTTTGAAAAGAGCGATCAAACTACAAGCGATATAAGCGAGATTTTAGGAGGAGCGATCGCCAGGTTTGCACGATTTGATGATCCTAGCAAGGCGTTATTTGAAGCGTTAAAGAGCGATAACATTAAAAAAGGCTTGAAAGAATTTAAGATCGCTGATGTTACTAAGGATATGTTTAACCCTGATAGTAAAGAGTTTAAGGATATTGATATTTACGATTTCACGCATTACCTTTTAATGGTCAATAGAGAACCGAATGAAAATAACCCTACCTTAAAGCGCTTAATAGAAGCCGTTAAGGATATGCAAAAAGAGAGCGAGAAAGGGATAAAAAAACAAAAGCTTGAAATACCTAGCGAATGGGGAGAGAATTATAGCGAATTTAAGGGCGATGGATTAGGAGCGATTAACAAGCTATTAGAAACTAAAAAAGGTTTTGTAACAGGAGCGTTTTATAAAGAAGGCTTAGGGGATATTGATTTAGTTTGGGGAACGCCAAAGACTAAAGATAGCAACGGTTATGGATTAGCGCATATATTAGAGCGTAGAATATCTAACGAGATGAAGAAAGGCTTAAGTGAAACAGAAGCTAAAGAATACGCTTTAAATATCGTTAAATCTATCCCTGAAGTGTTAGAGAAAGGCACTAAAGGCACGGATGATTTAGGGCGTGTGTTTGTAGATTATGGAAATAAGAGAGTGGGTTTAAATAATGAGTGGAAAAAAGAAAAATTAGAAAATCATTGGGTGATAAGCAGTTATGAATTGTATGATACAGAGAAGCAAGCGTTACGGTCTACTCCGCAAGCAATCACTAAAGAAAAGGCATTTAATTCTTTAAACTCTGATGATCCTAATCCTACCACAAAAAAATTAAAAAAGGAATAA
- a CDS encoding 2-oxoacid:ferredoxin oxidoreductase subunit alpha, whose amino-acid sequence MAKSIELQEIEVWDGNTASSNALRQAQIDVIAAYPITPSTPIVQNYGSFKDNGYIDGEFVLVESEHAAMSACVGAAAAGGRVSTATSSQGLALMVEVLYQASGMRLPIVLNLVNRALAAPLNIHGDHSDMYLSRDSGWISLCTCNPQEAYDFTLMAFKIAEHQKVRVPTIVNQDGFLCSHTVQNVRPLSDAVAYQFVGEYQTKHSLLDFDKPVSYGAQAEEEWHYEHKAQLHHAIMSASSVIEEVFNDFAKLTGRQYHLTKTFQLEDAEIAIFALGTTYESAIVAAKEMRKKGIKAGVATIHSLRPFPYERLGQDLKNLKALAILDKSSPAGAMGAMFNEVTSAVYQTQGTKHPVVSNYIYGLGERDMTIAHLCEIFEEINEDALKGTLTHPTQQFVGLHGPKMSFF is encoded by the coding sequence ATGGCAAAAAGTATTGAATTGCAAGAAATAGAAGTGTGGGATGGCAATACCGCTAGCTCTAACGCTTTAAGACAGGCTCAAATTGATGTCATTGCAGCCTATCCTATCACCCCATCAACGCCCATTGTGCAGAATTATGGCTCGTTTAAGGATAATGGCTATATTGATGGCGAATTCGTTTTAGTGGAATCTGAGCATGCCGCCATGAGTGCATGCGTGGGAGCTGCAGCTGCTGGCGGGAGAGTCAGCACTGCGACTAGCTCTCAAGGTTTGGCGTTAATGGTAGAGGTTTTATACCAGGCTTCTGGCATGCGTTTGCCTATTGTTTTGAATTTAGTCAATCGCGCTCTAGCAGCCCCTTTAAATATTCATGGCGATCATTCTGATATGTATTTAAGCAGGGATTCTGGCTGGATAAGTTTATGCACATGCAACCCCCAAGAAGCTTATGATTTCACTTTAATGGCGTTTAAAATCGCAGAGCATCAAAAGGTGCGCGTGCCTACTATTGTCAACCAAGATGGCTTTTTATGCTCGCACACCGTGCAAAATGTCCGCCCTTTGAGCGATGCAGTGGCTTATCAATTCGTAGGCGAATACCAAACCAAGCATTCCCTTTTAGATTTTGATAAACCGGTAAGCTATGGCGCGCAAGCTGAAGAAGAATGGCATTATGAGCATAAAGCCCAACTCCACCATGCGATCATGAGCGCGTCTTCTGTGATTGAAGAAGTGTTCAATGATTTCGCTAAACTCACAGGCAGGCAATACCATTTGACTAAAACTTTCCAGCTAGAAGACGCTGAAATCGCTATCTTTGCGTTAGGCACTACTTATGAATCAGCGATCGTAGCGGCTAAGGAAATGCGTAAAAAAGGCATTAAGGCCGGCGTGGCTACCATCCATTCCTTGCGCCCTTTCCCTTATGAAAGATTAGGGCAGGATTTGAAAAATCTTAAAGCTTTAGCGATTTTAGACAAGAGCTCTCCAGCGGGCGCTATGGGGGCGATGTTTAATGAAGTAACGAGCGCGGTGTATCAAACGCAAGGGACTAAACACCCCGTGGTATCTAACTACATTTATGGTTTAGGCGAAAGGGATATGACGATCGCGCATTTATGCGAAATTTTTGAAGAAATCAATGAAGACGCTCTTAAAGGCACGCTCACGCACCCTACCCAACAATTCGTAGGTTTGCACGGCCCTAAAATGAGCTTTTTTTAA
- a CDS encoding outer membrane protein → MDKTMVKILMGMALLSSLQAAETELDEKSKKPKFADRNTFYLGVGYQLSAINTSFSTESVDKSYFMTGNGFGVVLGGKFVAKTQAVEHVGFRYGLFYDQTFSSHKSYISTYGLEFSGLWDAFNSPKMFLGLEFGLGIAGATYMPGGAMHGIIAQNLGKENSLFQLLVKVGFRFGFFHNEITFGLKFPFIPNKRTEIVDGLSATTLWHRLPVAYFNYIYNF, encoded by the coding sequence ATGGATAAAACAATGGTTAAAATATTGATGGGCATGGCGTTATTATCATCGCTTCAAGCCGCAGAGACAGAGCTTGATGAAAAATCAAAAAAACCTAAATTTGCGGACAGGAATACGTTTTATTTAGGGGTTGGGTATCAACTTAGCGCGATCAACACATCTTTTAGCACCGAGTCTGTAGATAAATCGTATTTTATGACCGGTAATGGCTTTGGTGTGGTGTTAGGGGGGAAATTTGTGGCTAAAACGCAAGCTGTAGAGCATGTGGGTTTCCGTTACGGGTTGTTTTATGATCAGACTTTTTCTTCTCACAAATCCTATATTTCTACCTATGGTTTAGAATTTAGCGGTTTGTGGGACGCTTTCAATTCGCCAAAGATGTTTTTAGGGTTAGAGTTTGGCTTAGGCATCGCTGGGGCGACTTACATGCCAGGAGGGGCTATGCATGGGATTATCGCTCAAAATTTAGGCAAAGAAAATTCGCTTTTTCAATTGCTTGTGAAAGTGGGTTTTCGTTTTGGCTTTTTCCACAATGAAATCACTTTCGGGTTGAAATTCCCTTTCATTCCTAACAAAAGAACTGAAATCGTTGATGGCTTGAGCGCGACTACTTTATGGCACCGCTTACCGGTCGCTTATTTCAATTATATCTATAATTTTTAG
- the purB gene encoding adenylosuccinate lyase: MLERYANEEMKALWNEQTKFETYLEVEKAVVRAWNKLGQIQDSDCEKICAKAAFNLDRIKEIEKTTKHDLIAFTTCVAESLGEESRFFHYGITSSDCIDTAMALLMTKSLKLIQKGVQNLYETLKNRALEHQDTLMVGRSHGVFGEPITFGLVLALFADEIKRHLKALDLTMEFISVGAISGAMGNFAHAPLELEELACEFLGLKTANISNQVIQRDRYARLACDLALLASSCEKIAVNIRHLQRSEVYEVEEAFSAGQKGSSAMPHKRNPILSENITGLCRVIRSFTTPMLENVALWHERDMSHSSVERFALPDLFITSDFMLSRLNSVIENLVVYPKNMLKNLALSGGLVFSQRVLLELPKKGLSKEESYSIVQENAMKIWEVLQQGAFKNADENLFLNALLNDERLKKYLSEDEIKACFDYGYYTKNVGAIFKRVFE, translated from the coding sequence GTGTTAGAACGCTATGCGAATGAAGAAATGAAAGCCCTATGGAATGAGCAAACCAAGTTTGAAACCTATTTAGAAGTGGAAAAAGCTGTCGTTAGGGCGTGGAACAAGCTTGGGCAAATCCAAGATAGCGATTGTGAAAAAATCTGCGCAAAAGCGGCATTCAACCTTGATCGCATCAAAGAAATTGAAAAAACCACTAAGCATGATTTAATCGCTTTCACTACTTGCGTGGCTGAAAGCTTGGGCGAAGAATCCCGCTTCTTTCATTATGGGATCACTTCTAGCGATTGCATTGATACGGCTATGGCGTTATTGATGACCAAAAGCTTAAAGCTCATTCAAAAAGGCGTTCAAAACCTTTATGAAACCCTTAAAAATAGGGCTTTAGAGCATCAAGACACGCTAATGGTGGGCAGAAGCCATGGGGTGTTTGGCGAACCCATTACTTTTGGCTTAGTGTTAGCCCTTTTTGCTGATGAAATCAAACGGCATTTAAAGGCTTTAGATTTAACGATGGAATTTATCAGCGTGGGAGCGATCAGTGGGGCTATGGGGAATTTCGCGCACGCCCCTTTAGAATTAGAAGAATTAGCGTGCGAATTTTTAGGCTTAAAAACCGCCAATATCAGCAATCAAGTCATTCAAAGGGATCGCTACGCTAGGCTTGCATGTGATCTGGCTCTTTTAGCGAGCAGTTGTGAAAAAATCGCTGTCAATATCCGCCATTTGCAACGCAGTGAAGTCTATGAAGTGGAAGAAGCTTTTTCAGCAGGGCAAAAGGGAAGCTCTGCGATGCCTCACAAAAGAAACCCCATATTGAGTGAGAATATCACTGGACTTTGTAGGGTGATTCGCTCTTTTACGACCCCTATGCTAGAAAATGTCGCCTTATGGCATGAAAGGGACATGAGCCATAGCTCTGTGGAGCGTTTTGCCTTGCCTGATCTGTTTATCACGAGCGATTTCATGCTCAGCCGCTTAAATAGCGTGATTGAAAATCTGGTGGTTTATCCTAAAAACATGCTTAAAAATTTAGCTTTGAGTGGGGGGCTAGTCTTTTCGCAACGGGTGTTATTGGAATTGCCTAAAAAAGGTTTGAGTAAAGAAGAAAGCTATTCTATCGTGCAAGAAAATGCGATGAAAATATGGGAGGTTTTGCAACAAGGCGCTTTTAAAAACGCTGATGAAAATTTGTTTTTAAACGCCCTACTCAACGATGAACGCTTGAAAAAATATTTGAGCGAGGATGAAATCAAAGCATGTTTTGATTACGGGTATTACACTAAAAATGTGGGGGCGATTTTTAAAAGGGTGTTTGAATAA